The nucleotide window AAGTCTTTAAATTATCCCTCGCAGCATAGATTCCAGCTGTGAGCCCAGCTGGTCCTCCACCAATTATCACTACATCGTACACTTCTTTTAAGTCATCAAAATTAAAAAAATCTTCCATCTATTCCCCTCTCAATATTCTTTTTATCTCTTTCATTACAGGCACCTTAGATGCATAAATAAGCCTGTTCTTTTCATCTAAAATCACCAAAAATGGCCAACTGTTTATGCCAAAAATCTTCTCAACATTTTTTATATTAGTCAAATATAAATGTTTTTCAATAAGTTTATAACTTTTGTCAGAAACATATTTGAGGAGTGAATATTTATTCTGTCTAGTCTTGATAAACACCATTAAATATACATTCTCTTTTTCTGCTAAATAAACAATTCCCGCTAAGTTTTTCTTATAAAATGTAGAAAAAATATTTCTTTTATTCAAAAAAATTATCATTTTTTTTAGCTTTACATCATAAAGATTAAACGAATTACCATCCAATGTCTTAACTTCAAAATTAGGAATTACAGAATACAGAGGAGGTGGGTCGTTTTGTCTATATTTATAAAGATAATAAAAAGCGTAAGCTACAAGTATAAAAACTAATATGTTTTTTCCAGAAAAAAATCTTGCGCCTCTCATTACCAGATTTTGGAATCCACATCTTTTCCATATTTTGCTATTAAAATGTCTATTAACGTCTTATCATAAATTTTTGGACTGATAACGGATGTATCCACTTTTTCATTGAAAAGTTTTTTCCCTAATTCAATTTCCTCTTCCAAAACTTCAAAAACATTATCATTTTTAATCCCATCTACTACCTTTTCCTTATTGTATAAAACAATATCACTAACAATTGTTCTTGCCAATCTTTT belongs to Deferribacter autotrophicus and includes:
- a CDS encoding TlpA family protein disulfide reductase, with amino-acid sequence MRGARFFSGKNILVFILVAYAFYYLYKYRQNDPPPLYSVIPNFEVKTLDGNSFNLYDVKLKKMIIFLNKRNIFSTFYKKNLAGIVYLAEKENVYLMVFIKTRQNKYSLLKYVSDKSYKLIEKHLYLTNIKNVEKIFGINSWPFLVILDEKNRLIYASKVPVMKEIKRILRGE